The proteins below are encoded in one region of Aulosira sp. FACHB-615:
- a CDS encoding AAA family ATPase, producing the protein MPKIVAILNGKGGVGKTTTSINLAAQFSKRKTVLLVDADIQGSASWWFGRNDQGMGFDLSQETDPQLLGHLRKIKGYDLVVVDTPPALHSEALATVVAIADYILLPTPPSAMDLAVLIETVKSAVVPTGVPHRVLLTKVDARSIGEAMEAQNSLVKLGIPVCKGFIRTYKAHERAALEGVAINQWRGKNAWEAESDYRRVADELQRDWRK; encoded by the coding sequence GTGCCAAAAATCGTCGCTATCCTCAACGGTAAAGGAGGAGTCGGCAAAACGACTACCTCAATCAATTTAGCTGCACAATTTTCTAAACGAAAAACAGTGCTGCTGGTAGATGCAGATATTCAAGGTTCTGCTAGTTGGTGGTTTGGACGCAATGATCAAGGAATGGGATTTGATTTATCGCAAGAAACAGATCCACAGCTATTAGGCCATTTACGTAAAATAAAAGGTTACGATTTAGTAGTGGTGGATACGCCTCCAGCTTTGCACTCTGAAGCATTGGCAACAGTAGTAGCGATCGCAGATTATATACTTTTACCTACACCCCCATCCGCAATGGATTTAGCTGTTTTGATTGAAACAGTAAAATCAGCCGTCGTCCCCACAGGAGTTCCCCATCGTGTACTCTTAACTAAAGTCGATGCGCGGAGTATTGGTGAAGCAATGGAAGCACAAAACTCTCTCGTTAAGCTAGGTATCCCTGTTTGTAAAGGCTTCATCCGTACCTATAAAGCCCACGAAAGAGCCGCATTAGAGGGTGTTGCAATCAATCAATGGCGAGGCAAAAATGCTTGGGAGGCGGAATCAGACTATCGCCGCGTGGCTGATGAATTACAGCGTGATTGGAGAAAATAA